Below is a window of Pseudomonas eucalypticola DNA.
CCTGTTCATCAGCCAGCCGGCCGTGACGGGGCACGTCAAGGCCCTGGAAGACCACTACCAGATAACCCTGTTGCGGCGCACGGCCCGACGGGTGGAACTGACCGAAGAGGGGACCCGGCTGGCAGCCATTACCCGCGCCATGTTCGGTTTGGCCGAAGAGGCCCGGGCGATGCTGGAGGCCAACCGCCAACTGTTGACCGGGCGTCTGGAAGTGGCCGCCGACGGCCCGCACCGGGTGATGCCGATGCTCGCCAGCCTGCGCGCCCGGTACCCCGGCGTGACCGTCAACCTGCGCTTGGGCAATGCCCAGGAAACCCTGGCGGCGCTGACGGCCGAACATGTGGACGTGGCGGTGATGACCGAGGTGGAGCCGCGCAAGGGCCTGCACCTGCACCCCCTGAGTGCTTCGCACATCTGCGCGCTGGTTCCGGCTGCCCACCCGTGGGCGGGGCACACCCTGGACCTGGCGCAGTTGCACCAGCAGATCATGGTGTTGCGCGAGCCTCATTCGATCACGCGCCGTACCTTCGACCAGGCCTGCGCCCAGGCGGGCGTGGTGCCGCGGGTGCTGCTGGAACTCGACAGCCGCGAGGCGGTAACGGAGGCAGTGGCGGCGCAGCTCGGCATCGGCATCGTCTCGTCGGTGGAAGTGGGCCATGACCCGCGCGTGGTCGCGGTGCCGTTGCGTGGGCAGGGGCTTGAGAACCGGCACATGATCGGCTGCCTGGAGCGACGGCGTGAGCTGCGCCTGATTCGAGCGTTTTTCGAGCTGGCCCCCCCGGTGTGAGCCGGAACCCAGGGTGCACGCTCGCTGGCAAGCGTGCTCCCACAACGTATAAACTGGCAGGATGCGCTGATCGATACCGGTATCGGCGCCAGAGAAAGAGAGTTGAAATGGGCGCACAGTGGAAAGCTAAACACAGAGAAGCAGCAGCCAACGCCAAAGGGCGCATCTTCGGCAAGCTGTCCAAGGAAATTTCGATTGCCGCGCGGGCCGGTACCGACCCTGACACCAACGCGCGTCTGCGCCTGGTCATCGAACAGGCCAAGAAGGCCTCCATGACGCGTGAAACCCTGGAACGCGCCATCAAGAAAGGCGCGGGCATCGGCGGCGAGGCGGTCAACTACACCCTGGTCAAGTACGAGGGTTTCGCCCCGCACCAGGTGCCGGTGATCGTCGAATGCCTGACCGATAACGTCAACCGCACCGTATCGCAGATCCGCGTGCTGTTCCGCAAGGGCACCCTGGGCGCAGAAGGCTCGGTGTCGTGGGACTTCAACCACGTAGGAATGATCGAAGCCACCCCGGCCAACGGCGACGCTGACCCGGAAATGGCTGCCATCGAAGCCGGCGCCCAGGATTTCGAGGCGGGCGAGGAAGAAGGCTCGACCCTGTTCGTCACCGACATCACCGACCTGGACGCCGTGTGCAAGGCACTGCCTGAGCAGCACTTCACCGTGGTGGCGGCGAAGATCGGCTACATGCCGAAGAACCCGGTCTCGGGCCTCAGCGACGAGCAGATGGCCGAGGTGGAAGCCTTCCTGGAAGCCATCGACGAAAACGACGACGTGCAGAACGTCTACGTCGGCCTGGCCGGCTGATACCGGGGCATCCGGCCCTGCACGCGGTGCGTGATGCACCGTGATTCCGCTATGGGGCCGGGCGAAGCTCGGGAGGCATGCGCTGTGGTGTGACGCCCAGTGCGCGTTGCCGGCTTCCCGAGCTTGCGTCGATTCTGCAACCGGACGACCTCAGCGGTGCAGGTCGGCCTTGAGGCGTTCCCCGGCGTAAGCCTGGGCCTGTGCCGCCTGCTGCACCAACGCCCCCAGGCCAAAGAATTCATGGGTCACGCCGCTGTAGACCCGGCGCTCCACACTCACCCCAGCCGCTTTCAGCGCGGTCTCCATCAGCGCGCCGTCGTCACGCAGCGGGTCGACCTCGGCATTGATCAGCGTCACCGGTGCCAGGCCTTGCAGGTTGGCATGCAGCACGTCCAGGCGTGGGTCCTGTTTCTGCGCCGGATCGGCGAGCAACTGATTGAAGAACCAGGGCATCATTGCCGCGTTCAGCGGTTTGGCATGGGCGTACTTGGCATAGGACTCCGTATCGCTGCCGGTCTGCGTGACCGGGTAGATGGCCAGCACCTGCTTGGGCGCCGCCAGGCCTTGTTCATGGGCGGCGATAGCGGTGGCCAGGGCCAGGTTGCCGCCAGCGCTTTCACCGGCCAGGGCCAGGTGCTGGGGGTCACCACCCACGGCCTTGGCGTAATGGGTCAGCCAACGGTATACCGCCACGCCGTCATCGGCCGCGGCGGGAAACCGGTCCTCAGGGGCACGGCGGTAATCGATGGACACCACCACCGCGTCGGCCAGCTTGGCCAGGGCACGGGCGCTGCTGTCGTACACCTTGCGGTCGGCCAGGACCCAGCCGCCGCCATGGAAATACAGGATCACCGGTTTGTAGTTATCCCCCGGCGGGGTATAGACCGTGGCAGGAATCTGCCCGGCTGCACCGGGGACCGTGCGGTCGTAGGCGCTGACACCGGGGGCCAGCACCGCCGGGTCGCTGTCGCGGCCCTGGTCGGCCATCAATGCCTTGGCGGCATCCGTCAGGGTAGGCTGCAGCCTGGCGGTGCCGACATCCAGGTTCTCGATGGGTTGCGGGTTGAGGCTGGCCAGTTTGTCCAGCACCTGGGCCATGTCGGCATCGGTGTGCAGGTTGGCGGCTTCGATCTGCGCCAGTTGTTCGGGGGTCGGTGGCGGGGGCGTGCTGGAACAGGCCGCCAGGGCCAGGGTTAACAGGGCGAGCAACGTTTTGGACATGGGTGTGGAGCCTGAACGGTCAAGGTCGCTTCACTATAGGCGAAAATGCCCCGGGTAAATATGCAGCACCTGCGTTGGCTGCCGGGCTGGTTTGCTGGGCGCTTCTCGACACAGGAGCGCCACCATGGCCACCACCCCCGATTTACCTGCCGCCCACCCTAACACTGCGTTCGTCCTCCAGCGCCTGCCAGGCTGGATGACAGCCTTGGACAAACCGGCGCTGGACGCCCTGGGCGCTAGCTTGCTGAGCGAGCAGTACCTTCCCGGTGGCCAATTGGCGACGTGGTTCAGCCAGTCGTCAGTGACCCGCCAGCACGCGCTGCTGGCAAGCCAGAAAGTCCGTGCCCGCGCCCGCGCCGCGGTATCGGCAGCGCTGGGGGAATTCAAGGGGGTGATGGCGTTCGCCGAACCCCTGCTCAATGAGCGCCTCACGCGGGTGTGCGGGCGCGCGGTCAACGTCCACGAAACCCTGTTGGTGCAAGTGCGGGAACAGGCGTCGTGGCTGGGTTCGGCCGTCTCGCGTACGCCGTTGGAGCAGAGCCTGTTACTGGCTGCGCTGCATAATTTCAACCCGGATCAGGTGTTTGACCCCAACAGCGGCCTGGTCACGCGGGGTGGCTACACCATCGAC
It encodes the following:
- a CDS encoding LysR substrate-binding domain-containing protein, which codes for MNLFQLRAFDAVAREGSFTRAAERLFISQPAVTGHVKALEDHYQITLLRRTARRVELTEEGTRLAAITRAMFGLAEEARAMLEANRQLLTGRLEVAADGPHRVMPMLASLRARYPGVTVNLRLGNAQETLAALTAEHVDVAVMTEVEPRKGLHLHPLSASHICALVPAAHPWAGHTLDLAQLHQQIMVLREPHSITRRTFDQACAQAGVVPRVLLELDSREAVTEAVAAQLGIGIVSSVEVGHDPRVVAVPLRGQGLENRHMIGCLERRRELRLIRAFFELAPPV
- a CDS encoding YebC/PmpR family DNA-binding transcriptional regulator; the encoded protein is MGAQWKAKHREAAANAKGRIFGKLSKEISIAARAGTDPDTNARLRLVIEQAKKASMTRETLERAIKKGAGIGGEAVNYTLVKYEGFAPHQVPVIVECLTDNVNRTVSQIRVLFRKGTLGAEGSVSWDFNHVGMIEATPANGDADPEMAAIEAGAQDFEAGEEEGSTLFVTDITDLDAVCKALPEQHFTVVAAKIGYMPKNPVSGLSDEQMAEVEAFLEAIDENDDVQNVYVGLAG
- a CDS encoding alpha/beta hydrolase; translated protein: MSKTLLALLTLALAACSSTPPPPTPEQLAQIEAANLHTDADMAQVLDKLASLNPQPIENLDVGTARLQPTLTDAAKALMADQGRDSDPAVLAPGVSAYDRTVPGAAGQIPATVYTPPGDNYKPVILYFHGGGWVLADRKVYDSSARALAKLADAVVVSIDYRRAPEDRFPAAADDGVAVYRWLTHYAKAVGGDPQHLALAGESAGGNLALATAIAAHEQGLAAPKQVLAIYPVTQTGSDTESYAKYAHAKPLNAAMMPWFFNQLLADPAQKQDPRLDVLHANLQGLAPVTLINAEVDPLRDDGALMETALKAAGVSVERRVYSGVTHEFFGLGALVQQAAQAQAYAGERLKADLHR